One Ancylobacter novellus DSM 506 genomic window, GGTCTCCGGCCGCTCGCCGCGGCCCTCTGCCCAGGCGAACAGCGCCTCATAGGGTGGCTCCAGCCCCGGCCAGACCAGTTCGATCTCGTCCGGCGTGCGTTCCCCCAGCGCCGCCACCGCGGTCTTGGCAAGGCGGGCGGAGACGCCGATGCGCAAGCCCCCGGTGATGAGCTTCAGCAGCGCCCAGCGCCCGGTCTCGTCCAGCCGGTCGAGCAGGCTCGCGAGCACGGAGGGCAGCTCGGCCTTCCCCATATGGGTGAAGGCGTGGACGATGGCCGAGAGCGCCGGCGGCTCGGTGTCGTTGAGCCCGTGCGGCGCGGGCCACATCAGCGCCACCGTCTCGGAGAGGTCGCCGACATAGTCGTAGGACAGTGCGAACAGCACTGGGTCGGTGCGCTCGGAGATGAGCTGGCGGATCAGCCCCGGCTTGGCATTGCGGAAGGAGAGCGCGCCGGTGAGCGCGGCGAGCGCCCAGCCCCGCTCGGGATTGGGCGTATGCGCGAAATAGTCGGCGATGAGCCGGATCTTGCCGTTGCGGCGCGGCTCATAGGCGAGGCGGTCGAGCAAAGCGGCGAAGCGATTCAAGGCTGCGCCTCCGGGCTTTCGGTCGCGCTCGTGTCCGGGGCGGCCGTGGTCTCCGCCTCTTCCTCGCCATAGCCGACCATGTGCAGCGGGCGGGCGCGTAGGCCGGCCAGCAGTGCCCAGTGGACGAGCGCGTCCTCCTGGCCGTGGGTGACCCAGAGTTCCTCGCAGCCGGTGGCGAGGATGGCGTCCTGCAAATCGTCCCAGTCGGCATGGTCGGAGATGATCAGCGGCAGCTCGACGCCGTTCTGCCGGGCGCGGGCGCGGATACGCATCCAGCCCGACGCGAAGGCCGTGACCGGATCGGGGAAACGGCGCGACCACAGGTCGGTCATCGCGCTGGGCGGGCAGATGACCACCGAGCCGGCGAGTTCGGCGGGCTTCACCTCGCGGGCGAGGCGGATGTCGCCGAGGTCGATGCCCTGCGACTGGTAATAGTCGGTCAGCCGCTCCATGGCGCCATGGATGAGGATAGGCTTCTCATGCCCGGCGGCACGGAGCAGCGCCATCACCCGCTGCGCCTTGCCGAGCGCATAGGCGCCGACGAGATGCGCCCGCTCGGGGAACAGCGCGAGCGAGGCGGTGAGCTTGGCCGTCTCCTCCGCAGGATCGGGATGGCGGAACACCGGCAGGCCGAAGGTCGCTTCCGAGATGAAGATGGTGCAGCGGATCGGCTCGAATGGCGCCGCGGTCGGGTCGGCGCCGGGCTTGTAGTCGCCCGAGGCGACGATGGTGCAGCCCTTGTGGTCGAGCGCGATCTGCGCCGAGCCGAGGATGTGCCCGGCGGGATGGAAGGTGACGCCGACGCCGTTCACCTCGACACGCTCGCCATATTCCGCGGCCTGCGTCGTGCCGGCGAAGCCCTCGCCATAGCGGATCGCCATGATGTCGAGCGTCTGGCGCGTCGCCATCACCGCGCCATGGCCGGCGCGGGCATGGTCGGAATGGCCGTGCGTGATGAGCGCGCGCGGCACGGGCCGCGTCGGGTCGATGAAGAAATCGCCGGCCGGGGAATACAGGCCCTGCGGTGTGGAGTGGAGAAGCTCTTCCGGGCGCATCGCGGAACCTATATAGGGCGGCGCGCCCGATTTTTCGCGAGAGGCACTCGCGGCGGCCGACCCTAGAGAACCACCCGCATGAGTGCAGGCAGGCTCATCCTTTCCTCCGGCGACCCGACGGTCGATCGCCGGATCGAGTGGGCGCGCGCGCTGATGGAGGAAGGCAAGGCCGCGGATGCGGCGGAACTACTCGGCGAGGCGATGGAGCGGGCGGGCGCCTATGCGCCGGGCTGGTTCCTGCTCGGCGAAGCACGCGAGGCGTCGGGGGATATCGCCGGCGCGCTCGACGCCTACCGGCAGGCGCAGGCGCTCGACGCCGGCGACAGGCTCGGCAGCGGGCTGCGGCTCGCTCGGCTCGGCGGGGCCTCGGATGCCGAGGCCGGCATGAGCGAGGCCTATGTGCGCACCCTGTTCGACCAATATGCCGGCCGTTTCGACGCGGCGCTGGCGCGGCTGGATTATCGCGGCCCGGAGCTGATCGACGATGCGCTCGCCGCCGCGTGCGTGGCCCTCGGCCGCGCTTACGCCTTCGCGCGCGGGCTGGACCTCGGCTGCGGCACCGGGTTGGTGGCGCTGCGGCTGGCCGAGCATGTCGGGGCACTGGAAGGCGTCGACCTCTCGCCCAACATGATCGCCGAGGCGAAGAAGCGCGGGGTCTACGAGGTGCTGGTCGCCGGCGAGATGGTCGCCTTCCTCGCCGGTCGGCCGTCCGAGGATGCTGACCTGATCTTCGCCGGCGACGCCTTCTGCTACCTCGCCGACCTTCACCCGATCCTCGCCGAGACCCGCCGCGTGCTGGAGCCGGGCGGGCTCATCGCCTTCACCGTCGAGACGCATGAGGGCGAGGGCATCCTGCTGCGCGACACGCTGCGCTATGCGCATGCGGAAAGCTATGTGCGCGCGGCCCTGGCGGCGGCCGGGCTGGAACTCGTCTCCTGCGTCGCGGAGTCGACGCGGAAAGAGAAGGAGCAGCCGGTGCCTGGGCTGGTGGTGGTGGGAATGCGGGCGGATTGAGACCGGTCGCCATTCCATCGTCGTCATCCCGGCCGGAGGCGAAGCCGGAGAGCCGGGGTCGCGTGCCGCTCTCCAATCGGGTCACGGTCCCGCATATTGCCTGCGGCAATTCCGGGATGACGACGTATGAAGCAGAAGACCGTCATGGCCGGACTTGATCCGGCCATCCACGTCTTCCTGCCCGCGCCCGGTCCCAAGGCGTGGATGCCCGGATCAAGCCCGGGCATGACGGTGTAAGAGCGGGACCCCTCGCAATTCGCCGGCGAGGCATTAGCTTCTCGCGGTGCCGATGGATGCCGCCCGCGACGACCACCTCCCCGAGCCGTTCCGAAGCTGGTTCGCCGGCCGCGGCTGGGCGCCGCGCGCGCATCAGCTCGAACTGCTGGCCAAGGCGCGGGAGGGGCGCTCCACCCTGCTGATCGCCCCGACCGGCGCCGGCAAGACGCTGGCCGGCTTCCTGCCGAGCCTCGTCGAACTTTCCGAGCGGCCGCGTGCCCGCAACAGCGTGCGCCCGCCGGGCATCCACACGCTCTACATCTCGCCGCTCAAGGCGCTGGCGGTCGACGTCGCCCGCAATCTGGAGCGACCGGCCGACGAGATGGCGCTGCCGATCCGCATCGAGACCCGCACCGGCGACACGCCGGCCTCGCGCCGCCAGCGCCAGCGCCGCGACCCGCCGGACATCCTGCTGACAACGCCCGAGCAGATCGCCCTGCTGCTGGCCTCCGCCGATGCCGAGCATTTGTTCGGCGATCTCCGCCGCATCGTGCTGGACGAATTGCACGCGCTCGCCGGCTCCAAGCGCGGCGACCTGCTCTCGCTCGGCCTCGCGCGGCTGAGGTGCCTCGCCCCGCAGGCGCAGACGGTGGGGCTCTCCGCCACCGTTGCCGATCCGGAAACGCTGCGCCGCTGGCTGGTGCCGCAGGCGGGGGACGGCGCGATGGGCGATGTCGTCATCGCCGAGGCCGGCGCGGCGCCGGATCTCTCCATGCTGGACAGTGTCGCCCAGGTGCCTTGGGCCGGCCACACCGCGCGGCATTCGCTGAAGGAGATCTACGCCCTCATCGAGGCCAACACGACGACGCTGGTCTTCGTGAACACCCGCATGCAGGCCGAGTTGCTGTTCCAGGAGCTGTGGCGCATCAACGACGCCAACCTGCCGATCGCCCTGCATCACGGCTCGCTCGACGTGTCGCAGCGCCGCCGCGTCGAGGCGGCGATGGGCGAAGGCCGGCTGAAGGCGGTGGTCTGCACCTCCTCGCTCGATCTCGGCATCGACTGGGGCGCGGTCGACCTCGTGATCAATGTCGGCGCGCCAAAAGGCTCCTCGCGGCTGATGCAGCGCATCGGCCGCGCCAATCACCGGCTCGACGAGCCGAGCCGCGCCGTACTCGTCCCCGCCAACCGCTTCGAGGTGCTGGAATGCCGGGCCGCGCTGGAGGCGGTACGGGCAGGGGCGCAGGACAGCGCGGTGGAGCGTTCCGGCGCGCTCGACGTGCTCGCCCAGCATGTGCTCGGCATGGCCTGCGCCGGCCCCTTCGCCTCGGACGAGCTCTACGCAGAGGTGACATCCGCCGAGCCCTATGCGGGACTTTTGCGCACCGATTTCGACGATGTTGTCGCGTTTGTTGCCACTGGTGGCTATGCGCTGCGCGCCTATGAGCGCTTCGCCCGCATCAGGAAGATGAAGGACGGCCGCTGGCGCGTGACTAACCCTATGGTGGCGCAGCAATATCGGCTGAACGTCGGCACCATCGTCGAGGCGACGATGCTGAAAGTGCGCCTCGCCAGCGCGAAATCCCGCTATGGCGGGCGGGTGCTGGGCGAAGTGGAGGAATATTTCGCCGAGCAGCTAAGTCCCGGCGACACCTTCGTTTTCGCCGGCGAGGTGCTGGAGTTCCTCTCCATCGTCGAGGACGAGGTCCGCGCGACCCGTACCAGCGCGAGCGAGCCCAAGGTGCCGTCCTATGAAGGCGGCAAGTTCCCGCTTTCCACCTTCCTCGCCTCGCGGGTGCGGGCGCTGCTGGCCGAGCCGGACCGCTGGTCGAGCCTGCCGGGGCAAGTGCATGAATGGCTCGACCTGCAGAAGCTGCGCTCGCGCCTGCCGGGGCGGGCGGACTTGCTGGTCGAGACCTTTCCGCGCGGGGGGCGGCACTATCTCGTCGCCTATCCCTTCGAGGGCCGGCTCGCCCACCAGACGCTCGGCATGCTGCTGACGCGTCGGCTCGACCGCGCGAGACTGCGCCCGCTCGGCTTCATGGCCAACGACTATGCGCTTGCCATCTACGGCATCTCCGACATGTCGCGGGCCATTCAGCAGGGCCGGCTCGATCTCGACGAATTGTTCGATGCCGACATGCTCGGCGACGACCTCGAGGACTGGCTGGCGGAATCGTCGCTGATGAAGCGCACTTTCCGCAAATGCGCGGTGATCGCCGGGCTGATCGAGCGGCGCTTTCCCGGCAAGGAAAAGAACTCGCGGCAGGTGACGATGTCCACCGACCTCGTCTATGACGTGCTGCGCCGGCACGAGCCTGGCCATGTTCTCCTGCGCGCCGCGCGGCAGGACGCGGCCACCGGGCTGTTGGACATTCGCCGCCTCTCCGACATGCTCACGCGCATAAGGGGGCGAATCGACCATGTCGCCCTGC contains:
- a CDS encoding ligase-associated DNA damage response DEXH box helicase, whose amino-acid sequence is MDAARDDHLPEPFRSWFAGRGWAPRAHQLELLAKAREGRSTLLIAPTGAGKTLAGFLPSLVELSERPRARNSVRPPGIHTLYISPLKALAVDVARNLERPADEMALPIRIETRTGDTPASRRQRQRRDPPDILLTTPEQIALLLASADAEHLFGDLRRIVLDELHALAGSKRGDLLSLGLARLRCLAPQAQTVGLSATVADPETLRRWLVPQAGDGAMGDVVIAEAGAAPDLSMLDSVAQVPWAGHTARHSLKEIYALIEANTTTLVFVNTRMQAELLFQELWRINDANLPIALHHGSLDVSQRRRVEAAMGEGRLKAVVCTSSLDLGIDWGAVDLVINVGAPKGSSRLMQRIGRANHRLDEPSRAVLVPANRFEVLECRAALEAVRAGAQDSAVERSGALDVLAQHVLGMACAGPFASDELYAEVTSAEPYAGLLRTDFDDVVAFVATGGYALRAYERFARIRKMKDGRWRVTNPMVAQQYRLNVGTIVEATMLKVRLASAKSRYGGRVLGEVEEYFAEQLSPGDTFVFAGEVLEFLSIVEDEVRATRTSASEPKVPSYEGGKFPLSTFLASRVRALLAEPDRWSSLPGQVHEWLDLQKLRSRLPGRADLLVETFPRGGRHYLVAYPFEGRLAHQTLGMLLTRRLDRARLRPLGFMANDYALAIYGISDMSRAIQQGRLDLDELFDADMLGDDLEDWLAESSLMKRTFRKCAVIAGLIERRFPGKEKNSRQVTMSTDLVYDVLRRHEPGHVLLRAARQDAATGLLDIRRLSDMLTRIRGRIDHVALPRVSPLAVPVMLEIGREMVAGEAHEALLAEAEDELVREAMDGADVSWDGAGGDRRG
- a CDS encoding class I SAM-dependent DNA methyltransferase, whose amino-acid sequence is MSAGRLILSSGDPTVDRRIEWARALMEEGKAADAAELLGEAMERAGAYAPGWFLLGEAREASGDIAGALDAYRQAQALDAGDRLGSGLRLARLGGASDAEAGMSEAYVRTLFDQYAGRFDAALARLDYRGPELIDDALAAACVALGRAYAFARGLDLGCGTGLVALRLAEHVGALEGVDLSPNMIAEAKKRGVYEVLVAGEMVAFLAGRPSEDADLIFAGDAFCYLADLHPILAETRRVLEPGGLIAFTVETHEGEGILLRDTLRYAHAESYVRAALAAAGLELVSCVAESTRKEKEQPVPGLVVVGMRAD
- a CDS encoding ligase-associated DNA damage response exonuclease; its protein translation is MRPEELLHSTPQGLYSPAGDFFIDPTRPVPRALITHGHSDHARAGHGAVMATRQTLDIMAIRYGEGFAGTTQAAEYGERVEVNGVGVTFHPAGHILGSAQIALDHKGCTIVASGDYKPGADPTAAPFEPIRCTIFISEATFGLPVFRHPDPAEETAKLTASLALFPERAHLVGAYALGKAQRVMALLRAAGHEKPILIHGAMERLTDYYQSQGIDLGDIRLAREVKPAELAGSVVICPPSAMTDLWSRRFPDPVTAFASGWMRIRARARQNGVELPLIISDHADWDDLQDAILATGCEELWVTHGQEDALVHWALLAGLRARPLHMVGYGEEEAETTAAPDTSATESPEAQP